In Flavobacterium sp., a single window of DNA contains:
- a CDS encoding DUF2795 domain-containing protein, whose product MYWTLELASYLSDAPWPANKDELIDYAIRAGAPLEVVENLQSIEDEGEIYESMEEIWPDYPTDEDYLWNEDEY is encoded by the coding sequence ATGTATTGGACATTAGAATTAGCATCTTATTTAAGTGATGCGCCATGGCCTGCTAACAAAGACGAACTTATAGACTACGCTATTAGAGCTGGTGCTCCATTAGAAGTAGTAGAGAACCTTCAGTCTATCGAAGACGAAGGAGAGATATATGAATCAATGGAAGAAATTTGGCCTGATTATCCAACAGACGAAGATTATCTTTGGAATGAGGATGAATATTAA
- a CDS encoding cob(I)yrinic acid a,c-diamide adenosyltransferase gives MKVYTKTGDKGTTALFGGTRVPKDHIRIDSYGTVDELNSYIGLIRDQEIDSHYKTILIEIQDRLFTVGAILATPQEKEVLKNGELRLKNLGIIDSDIELLENEIDKMEETLPQMTHFVLPGGHPTVSHCHIARCICRRAERLAVHLSHNEHVPEIAIQYLNRLSDYLFVLARKLSSDLKAEEVKWIPRK, from the coding sequence ATGAAAGTATATACCAAAACAGGCGATAAAGGCACAACTGCTCTTTTTGGAGGCACACGTGTACCAAAAGATCATATTAGAATTGACAGTTACGGAACTGTCGATGAGTTAAATTCTTATATAGGATTAATTCGCGATCAGGAAATAGATTCACATTATAAAACCATTTTAATAGAAATTCAGGACCGTCTTTTTACTGTAGGCGCCATTTTGGCAACGCCTCAGGAAAAAGAAGTATTAAAAAACGGTGAACTTCGGTTAAAAAATCTTGGAATTATAGATTCTGACATCGAGTTACTTGAAAACGAAATAGATAAAATGGAAGAAACTCTTCCGCAAATGACTCATTTTGTTTTACCTGGCGGGCACCCAACTGTGTCACATTGTCATATAGCACGCTGTATATGCCGTCGTGCAGAGCGTTTGGCAGTACATTTAAGTCATAATGAACACGTTCCGGAAATCGCAATCCAATACTTAAACCGACTTTCTGACTACCTTTTTGTCTTGGCACGAAAGTTGTCCTCAGACCTTAAAGCGGAGGAAGTGAAGTGGATTCCGAGGAAGTAA